DNA from Strix aluco isolate bStrAlu1 chromosome 11, bStrAlu1.hap1, whole genome shotgun sequence:
GCCTTCCTTACAGCCCTTTCCACCTGCAGATTGCAAAGCACACACCGGAGGACGGTCACAGACCACCCTCTTTCCTAccactgaaaaatctgaagcacATTCAAACAAGAGACTTACCTTCACCATATAAATTAGTGTCAGAAACAGGAACAGCACTCAACTTTCATATTGAATTGTTGCCCTAACCACTCAGTTTCTTATGCTACAAACAGCataaagaagcaaaaaaggaCATTACAAATCTTTTACAGGTCACCTTTAGCACTACCTCTAAATACAGTGACTGGGCAGAGTACATTGCTTCTGAACTTTCCTAAAGATGGTCTGTCTGGACTCAGTTGTATGAAGGGGATTTTAAGaggatttgtttattttctctctcaagCTCTAGCCCATGCAAAACTAATAAGTTATGGATTTGTTTCTTAAATGGCCTATTTGGCTGGAACAAAGTCTCTCTTGCTTCCTCTATTTTGTTACTAACACAGGCTGCTTGTAATCATTATATCCTTCACAATTAAGACAACGATAATAAAACCTGGCCTGTAGCGGACATTTCATCTCTAGCAGGAAGGAGAATTTTCCAATGCAAGGACAGTCCTAAATGTTAAGGAATCAAGCCAAATCTCTGGTTTAGGACACATGTATGAAAACTCAACTCAAAATTATGTTTTTGGTAAAGGTAAGTCAAGGTAATTCCTTAGAAATGagtgaaatattttcacatatgCTATTCTCCAATCTGACTGAGACTCTTCAAGTGAAGCTTTTAAGAGAACTAAGTATTCAATTCCATCTCCCCtgccccttttttgtttttcttggcagGAAGATTAAAAGAGCTTCCTTATTGCAAAGAAACAGCAGGTCTtgcaaataaaacttcaaaaccaAGAATACAACTAAAGGGGACTAAGTCCCAGTCAGCTGGAAAACCTGCCCACTAGAGCTCTAATCAGTCTCTCAAAACATATCATCCTGCTCTGACTAGAGACACTGTACAACAGCAGTGAGTCCATTTTGGGAGTCTGGCATCACTATGTATTTTAAGGGTTTGAAGATCAATCAGAACAAATACCTAGTTTATGGCAGGTCCACACAGAGAAGGACAGAATAAATTGCTGAATTTACCAAATTTAAGCCTCTCGAGTTAACTTTCTGTTAGTGTTCTGGTATCTACCAAGTATTCTGTCTCCCTTCTCAGTGCTTGCCTTAAAGGGGGCAGAAGACAGAAAGACTATTATTAAGATTTTGTGAATGTTGGAACTAATACTTCTTGGAACTAATACTTCTCTGTAGGGTGGGGTGTCTTATAGCATAGTACAACTCCAACATCAAGCTCAGTCCTGGAGTAGGTGGAAGCAACAGCAGTTGTTGCACTTGCCCAGCAGGATTTGAAGATTCCTTGTATAAACCACAGCAACAGGATGTTTTGAACAGGACCTTGTCATTCTATACTTAACTCTAATTCAAACTTAATATGAACTTGCCTTCATTGGGTTTTCTTTGCGTAACACAATAGCATGTGCATTCCTGAGAAAATTGGTGGAATTCTGCTACAAATCTCTCCGTCGTCAGTGTACCTGCTGGTCCCATCTGAAAGAAAATTGAGAAGGAACTACTGTAGtagaagaaaagcaattaaaacaatttCTCTGAAtcctacaatatttttttttttcaacagttgGGTTGGTTTTATTACTGTGTACAAAACTAAGATTCTTTTCCGTCTTTTCCTCTGGTTTTCAGCTTACTTACCCTTTTTTAGGTATGGGATATTGCATATCCCTTCTGTGGGAGAATCAGCCAAActggggaggctggagagagCAAGAGCCTTTGGGAAACAAATTATGTGATATTTAAAATTTCCTCTGATCATGCTTCTTTGTAAATATCCCCATTTGAATGCTGTGTATTTGTACAGGAAATTGAGCAAAAAATGTATAGATTGTGATGTCTGACTGGTATTCTGCCCTGTAAATGTGTTTTTAACCTCTGGCATTCTGTGCTTATTTAAAACAGGCAAAAACCTCTAACCACTTCTCTTTTGTGTattcatgtttaaaataaaatgaaaacagctaTCTTATCTATAATGGaaatcaaatttaaaaggaaaaaaataatttgtacaaGTGTCCTAAAGGTACTTCATTGTATATATTGTGATAGCATGTTTCCAGAACCAACAAATAAGTGGTGTGAATTTTAGATGTAAATATCTGCcgtttgttttgggtttcttccCCTTACCCATTCACTCGACTGCTGTGATGTGGAATTAAAGATTAATACCTGATATTAAAATGGTACAGCTGTATGTTCATTGCTGTCCTCAAGCTGCTCCAGATGTTCACAACGATGTGGAAACAGCCCTTGCTTCCCACTTTTGTGCAAATGAGGAAGACGAGGGGCAACCAGAAGAACCTTGTGGCTATTAGGTGTGGTGAGGGAACAGCTTCCACATTATTCTTTTAGCTGACAGTACACTATTTTATTTAATATCATCATCTTAAAGCGAGTATCAGGCATATCTACCAGCTAGTCTAGTCAGGTAAATTTACAGGACACATGCAACAGCCTAGGACACAGTTTTGAGGCAATACTTTCAGAGAACAGCCAAATCTGTGATTAGTTCTCCAATACATACCTCACTGTGTAGATTGTTATTTGGTGAGTGAcacttcacctttctttttcttactaCAATAGCGAGACCTTCTGGCAGCGATTTCACTTCtcaattttaagtatttaaataccAATCATTTTAACAGAATAGGTGTGAAAGAATAGTAATCAAGACATGTAGGAACACAGGATTTGGGAATTAAGAGCTACACTAACTTCTACATACAAATAATCtcaaaaatgtacattttcttcCACTACCACTAATAAACCAGATCAAGGTGCAGGAGACAGAAGTAGCAACCAATTTCTCCCATCCTGTCTtgacaaaccaacaaaaaaaatgtatgaaactTGTCCCAGAAGACATTTAGCAGTAACAGATAGTAAGAGTCTAACTTAAGCTGGCCATGGGGTATATGTAGACTGCCAAGCCCCCCTTTTCATTAAGTACATACCACATAAAAATACTGAGATAAACTGTAACATCGTACTTCAAAGTGCATCTACAATATCAAAATGTGGCTTAGCTGAAGTGTTCACCTGACACCTGAAAAATGTCTATAAATCAGACCGTTTGAGACTCTTCCTAGGCTAACTTACCAAATCTTAGTTAAGTAAATTTTTATTCAGCTAAAAAAATTTATTAACCAGGGATAGACAATAATGGTATTTGGCACAACAAAATATGTGTGAAGCCCTCAACTTTAAATAGGAGTTAAAAAATCTAGTTTCTGCTAAAAccaaaagaacaattttttcaGTGCAAGTCAAATACTTTAAGACAACACTAGTCAGATTGAAATCTTAAAACCATGTTCAAATACCTCTCATCTAAATAAGAAAACTTCAGCACAGTTTCAATATATGACTTGTACAACTCAGTATGAATTTCATTATAAAGCTGCtaagagaagaaattaaacctGTAGAAAGGACTACAATGTAGCCAATAAAGATTCAATCGTCTACACGTCTCCATAAATATGCCACTGTTTGTAGACTTAAACCATGGACGCAGGGACACAGACAGTGTTCAGAAGGAGACGCACACGCACACACTAGGTTGTAGCCCACTGCCAAGAGCTCCTAGCCACACATCTTCTCTTTACTATTACCAGACAACTCTCATATTGCTTATCCCTTTTCACAGGCTTTACTATTGATCCCAcataaattaaaaccagatttggAATAGTAGTTCTACTACAGTTTCTATTCTGCATTCATTCACAGCAGTACTGCATTATGTTTTTCCACCAGATTAACCTGGTTTCACCTCCACCCTGGCAGAACACACTCATTGTCCTCGCAGACTAACACCTGAAGCTGATTCTGATAGCTGTACACAGATTTGCATTTTCAGACTGCAGAGCCAGGGAAGGCCCAGCCCACACACACAGCTGCTGCCATTTACATAACTCAAACCTCCCCAGAACACCAACTCTAATCCACAGAGACCTACCAAGCCCAGTTAACTCTCTGCTCGCTCTTAATGTGCTACCACTGCCCTGTAGCAACTGGCTGTTCAGCCTGGgaaaaagaaggctccagggagaccttacagcagcttCCCCATACTTAAAGGGGCTAAGGAAAAGGTGGgggggactcttcatcagggcgTGTAGgggtaggacaagaggtaacacctttaaactgaaagagggtagatttatattagatgtaaggaagaattctttactgtgagagtggtgagacactggcacaggttgcccagagcagctgtggctgccccctccctggaaaggttcaaggccaggttggacggggctttgagcaacctgggctggtggaaggtgtccctgcccatggcagggggtgggactagatgagctttaaggtcccttccaaaccaaacctgTCTATGACCACTTCTTACCAGAACACCATTTCAGAGCTGATCATATTCCAGCTCCCCCCATTAGCCCTACCCTGCTCACGTCTTCCCTTTGTACTATCAGCCCACCACACCCATACACTGCAGGAGCCTCCAGCACCTGGTCCCtctacagttttttttctttctccaagtaGAGCATTTTCAGCTTTAGAAATTGCCTGCTTAGAAAGAACCTCAATTCCAGCTTTGGTGGTTATCAACGGGGAAAACAAGCAAACCATTTAAATGCTGGAATCAGTTTCTGCTTCTCTCTAACAGCTCCTCTCTAACCATTGCCCTTGTCTGCACGCAAAATTGAAATGGGATGTTCTATTTAGGTATTCTTTAAATTACCCACCTTTCTCTCACTCGTACATGCCCAGATACAAAGGAATAATGCCTAGCCTTCACTGTAAAAGCACCCATGGCTTGGAGAACAGTCACACTCTATATTCTATACAGTCACAGACAACGCTAGGTTTCTAGCAGACTAGCCATCCATAATCATGGCATTCTGCAGTATCATCATAACTAGTTCTGAAAATTTGCAAAAAACTCTCCAGAAGTCCGTAGAAGTCTATTCCTCACTCAGCCGCATGCTCCAGCTCCAAATCTGTGACCGTTTACTGGCACAGAAACCCTCCTATTCACCAACACCTCACTTCTCCAGTACTACTGGCTTAGCTAATACTACGACCAAACCCACAGTCATGGGGAACAAACGCAACCACCTCTGCCCCTCACAGCATCCTGTAGGGTCTAGCAGCTGTAATGGACACCAACCTCCCCATGAGAGAGTCAATACTTCCTGGTCGAACAGTCTAACTGCACAACTTAGGACAGGACTAGAAACCCTTATCACTGGCTCCTACACTCTCTGCATCTTCCTAGTAACAATGTAAAACTCCACCCATATTTTAGCCATCTCAAATTCTCACATACAAGAATCTCATCTCCCTCCTTGTTCTTGACAGGTTCTTCTTTATTCCAAAGAGGGAATTAGTTGAGGAATAACCTCCTGCAGCTATAGTTTTAACTCAAACATTAAAATATGACAGTAAAACAGGAGCTAAAGCCTCCACAAAAACTGAGGggcttttaaacaataaaaacaacCAACTTTTGCATCCAAACACTAAATCCTCAGTCCAATCACTTTTAAAAGACAGACGCTAGGAACCAGGAATCTTGATACAACTCAAAGTATCCTGAGCACATGACACTGCAGGAAGATCTCTGAGGCTCAACCAGTCTTCTGACTATTACCACTTACTGCTTATACCTGTGGAAATTAAGgtcaacactttaaaaaaaggaaacaaaaagacgttttttgctttttcaacaCTCATCCAGCTTAGACTGGTAACAGTCAGAATGTCCCAGAACCACTGAGGACCAGCACAAGCTGTCTATCACCCAGGTTTCATAGGTGACAAATCCATAACGCTCCAGGGGGACAGTGGCTGGAGGGTGGTGGAATGAGCAGAACCCTAGAAACCTTGCCATGGATCAAAAGAGAAGTTGAAGGTAAAATGAAAGCAATCCTTCCTAGCTGCTGGAACGCTGGAAAATAAGctataaattaaaagaagaaaaaaaaaatcaaaaggaatcTTTGTTCTTCCTCAGAGCCATTTGAGGATCCCCTATAGAAACATATAGAGAAGCTTATTTCCCaattcaaaaccaaacaaaaccactcCTATCCTGTCACAGTCTGTTCTATAAAACTGTATAAAATTCCGACTTTGTTTGAAGATCTGTTTCACACATGCACTTCTTTAATAGTTAAACTTCCTCCTTATTGTGAGGTTCCCAAATTTTCCTAATTCTGAATTTAAGCCTTACCAATTTAGTAATTAATAAGCCACTTCATCTTACACCTCTTTTGGCCACTATCCTGATCAGAAACAAGAGCAATTTAAGTAACCACTTCTCTGCACAACTGACTTTAGTGGGCAATCAGCATAAATTTAGAAAAGTCAATAATCTTCCTAAAGTACATGGATATTGAGTAATTCTGGGAATTGTTATCGactgatttcaaaaaaaaaaaacaaccaatagTATCTTTACCAATCTTAATAAACATATTTTGAGAGATAACAAGGTCTAGAAAGGTGAAAAGCCACCTCTTCTATCTGATAAACACATGTGATGTATTCACACTGGCAAGATACAGTGTTCTGATTACTACTCACCTGCTACATGACCTTTGCTGAACCAGTTtgctcctcctccccatcctgccTGTCTGACCTCATCAGGCTTATAATTTGCAGCTGATGACCTGcaagaaaattcagatttaagAAAAATTCCCCACAGCTCCTACCATGGCTTTGCTTGGGGCAGGCACAACTAGGATGCCCCGTTAGTCTTCCTGTAGCAAGCTAATCTGTGCGCTCCCTCGCTGTAGCGCAGGGCTATATGACCGTTTTTTACTAGAATGATATCCTAAGACTCGTACAGTTAAACATATAGCCCCACAAGACAAGGAGGTGTGCACTCCTCCCACAACCGGCCTACAACTTCAAAGAGATTTAATCCCCACAGGGTGGGGATTGTTCAAGGTAGTTCCCAGCACATCCTGCGAGGGCTTTGGGAACAAATGGCAATAGGGAGAAACCAGAAACAAGCTGTACATGAGTTATTTTAAACACTCAGCTTTCAGCTGCCCCCACCTCAAAGAAATCAGGCCTTATAACTCACAGGGTGTACAGGCATAACCAAAAGCCACCCGAGAAGGGCTTTACTGGTGCTGACACAAGGGCTGAGGAGAAGCCTGTCCCTGCCACAGGCAGTGCCCTCCCAATGGCTGCCCACCCAGGTGgctgctcctctctcctgccaAGCTCAGGCCCCACACCACACCCCCTCAGCCACAGGAACCCAGAAAAACACAACCCCGGCAACCTGAAGCTCCCATCGGCACCAAACCCCAGGCCGCTCTATGGCAATCTCCTCAGCCTCACCTCAGCGCACCCCAAACGGCCACCCCGCCACAGCCATAGGACGAAGGGACACCCTGCGCTGCCCACCTGCTCCCGGTGCCCGCCCTGGGCAGTCGCAGCCCGCGGGTACGGCTCAGCCCGGCCTCGAGGCCGGTACTGCCCGCGAACAAAGGCAGAGCCGTCCTCACTGTGCGCCTCAACGCGGCCCGGCCGCAGGTGTGAGAATCTGCCCCTTTAGAAGATGGCGCCCGCAGGCAACCGCTCGGAAGCGCACGAGGACGTTTTTCCCTTAACAAAAATGGCGGCCAAAGGAGGCGGGGCAACGCGCCGCGCGCCGGCGTTCCACCGCCTCCCCGAATCAGCGGCCGCCAACTCTCCCGTGGAGGCCGCAGGGCGGCCAATGGGAGAAGGCAGCGTGGAagccgggcggggagcgggccaatggggcggcagcggcggggggagccggcgcgggggcggcggtgccggtgccggtgcggcGGGCGCAGTGCGCGCGGGCTGCCGAGCGAGGCGGGATGCGGGCGGCCCACGGGCTCTGGGCGGCGctggccctgctcctgctgccggCCGGCAGCCGGGCCCTGCGCGACGGGGAGTGCGAGGGTGAGTGGGGCCGGGCCGGAGGGGGGGCGGGCCCGGCCTGGCTGTCGGCCCCCGGGCCCGGCGAGGTGAGGCTGCTCCCTGCCGCCGCTCTCCCGCAGCCCGGCCCGCCCGCTGGTGTGAGGGGCCAGGACGCGGAGCAGCCCCGCGGCGGGCCTCGGGACTGGGTCCCGGTCTCCCCCCGCTCCGCCGGCGGAGGGCAGTGGCAGCCCTgcgccgccggggctggggccgggccggcgggagCGGTTCTTCCCGGGGCAGGAAAAGTCTCCGAAGTCCACCCAAGtgccgccgggccgcgccgggcccgctGCTCGGAGGTGGCCGGGTGCCGGTACGCCGGCGGCAGCTGAGCGGCTCGGGGAGCCGGCGGGGGAGCAGCGCCGCCCCGGGGAGGCGCGgggcggggctgccggcggggcccccctccgccgggccggggctcccctccgccgggccggggcccgtCTGTCCtgcgggaggggccgggccctCCCTTCCGGAGGTGCTGGAGCCGTGTCGAGAAGCTGCCGGTCTGTTCTGAACTAGCGCAGAGCTCCCCCGGGAAAGGGAAGCGCCAGCCCCGGGAGGCTGGATCGTCCCCTTTTCGGCTGGGGGATCCGCTTGTCGGCTCTCGCAGCTCAGCCTCCGCCTGTGTGGGCCGGGGCGCGGGGAAGCGCTCTGCCCCGTCTCCTTTCCGAGCCGCTGACGGCGACTGGGAGCATCGAAGCCGGAGGAAGCGAGTGCAGTTACTCACCTGGACTCCCCCCTTACTCATCACAGTATTGCGTTTACCTCGGCTTTGTCCAACGACTGCTGGAGCACTGGGTGTCCTCTCTTCAATGCGTAAAGCCAGAAGCAGTGTTTTGACCGGTGATCTAAATCAAACCGGGCGCTTTACATATCACCTAAATACAAAAGCCTCTGGGGTGGAAGCAGCAAATTAAACTGCTCTTGCATGGGGGAACAGAACAGATTCCCCAGATGAAGCGAGAAAAACTTGAAGTGGGGCTGTAGTAACTGGCTGGGAGTTTCTGGTACTAatgctcaccccttccccctttttgtaGGGAGAGAAACCGTaagacaggagggagagggaataTAGTAAACCAAAACTTTCAGCTGCTGTCCCAGCACTAGGTTGGAAACTGGTTTCTCCTGTACTGTAGTCATGGGTACCACTGCCTGCAGCATCTCTATTCTTTCCAAAGGTTTTCACTTCCAAACAGCGCACAGTGGACATCAGTGTGTGTCTGTGACAGGGGACAAACTGATGTAAGGTAAATGATGGTGGTGTATGTGTACAAAAAACGTTTTCCTAAATGGCCCGGCTTATAATTCTAGTTTTAATATAATGAGAGTAAgtttctgcttggttttgtgaTGGTCATACTTGTTCTCCCGTATTTGCCCATGTCCTGTGCCATTTCAGAATACAAGTGGCTAATGACAATAATCTTTGCCGATCCCTTCTGCTGGGGTAAACAAATCCCACAAAAGACATAGCTCATACCCCTCCTCTAGAGGCAGGCCAGTGCCTGGCAGTTGTCTCACCTCTGAAAGTGGTGAGAATCCACAGGTCCTGCTGCAGGAATTGGTGGGGCCGCAGGGCTCTTGGTCCAGGCGACGCTGATGTTCACAGGCGAGTTGTGTGAGCAGCAGAATGAGCGAAATCTGACACTCGGCAAACTCCAGTGTCTCTCTTGCACAGACCCTGCGTGCTGCAGTAACCGTAGCTGTGTGCCCTCCCCAGTGACGCGCGGGTGTCTGGAGTGTCTGCGGAGTGAACGCTGCCGAAGGGGCTAAGTTGACTAAGTTGTACgtgcccttcccacaggcaggagcTTGGATCTGTCCTCTCAACTGCCGGTGCGCTTGTGGGAGTTTCATTCTCTTTAAGACTCTTCCCTCTTTCAATCTGAAACCGATTCAGAAGCTTGTGGGAATGAAGAGAGGAGAGACACGCCAAGTGGACATAGTGTGTGatcacataatttctttttctcttggaaaTAACTTACCTACGAACTGAACCAACTTGATAATCAGTGATACCGTATTGCTAAAAACAGCACACGTGGAGTCTGTAATGGGATTCTATAGAGAGAGTTGGTTTTCAATCAGAACTGGTTTTGAAGCCTGTGGTCTGACAAGTTGCTTCCCAAAGCAGCAAGAATAAGACAGTAAATTAAGTTTACATTTTTGTGCAGGCACTGTTTTGTCTTGCATCCTTCAGCTGAATCCTGCTGCTCACTCAGGACACTGTACAGAAGCCACTGGACACTTCCATGGATCTGGTTGCTCACATTatcaaaacccaccaaaaatacCAAAGCATATTGTTGATTCACGTGTGCTGTGAAAGACTTACTGAAATAATGTGTGAAGTTACTGACCGCTAATGCAGCTTCTAGAAGTTCTTTTCTCCAAATCCCTTATTCAGTTTCCCTACAAGTGCCCTCTAAGAGCTGCCACAAGATTACTGCAGTAACAGATAACTCCGTCCATCTTCCCTTCCAGTGTGTGTCACGTTCCTGGGAAGGTTCTACCAGAGTCTAAAGGACAACGACATTGAATTCACACCTGCCAGTATTGAAAAGGAGCTCTTGAAATCCTGCAAAGAAGCAAAAGGCAAAGAGAACCGCCTGGTAAGTAGCAGTGGTCAATGATACTTGCCTCTGGGGGCAAGTAGAGCTGTAGAATACTCGGCAAACGAGGGGAAACTAGTGCTTCTGAGTTGGTATGATATGGCTTCCTGGGGGCTGTTCTTCCTAGCTCTGTGGCCACAACTGGTCCTGTATTTTTTATAAGGGAGGACTTGAGGAGTTTGACCTCTttaccctaaaaaaaaaaaaaaaagtccccaacAATCTGTCAACAGACATCTTACTGTCTGACCTTGTTTCTCCCTGCTACTGAAGTGCTGGGGTTACAAAGCCTTTATTTGCTATAGGACTTCTTGTCCCTTAAACTGTATTTGGGGTGCTATAGAAGCTGTTAAAATGTTTATCCTCTTTGGCTGTGTAGctgaaaactaaataaaagaaaaccaaattgcCCCAACTAAAAACAGAAGGCAATCTGCAAATGAAGAGCCCTGAGGAAAAGGCCCTGAACTCTGCTAAGAAGAGAACTACAGAGAGACACCATCAGAAATGCAGGGGGGAAACCCTTCCAAAAGTCTTCCTCCTTGAATGAAGAAGACTTTACTCTTAATccaattcaattttttaaaaagttgagaaACAAGACAACCAGCCTCAACAGCTTTAAAAGCAGTGTGATGGGAAATGTCTGCTCAGTACCCTGGGCTCAGAGTTAGGCTTCCTTTTGCCCTTCTGTAGCAGTCACCTGCAAAGGTTCTGTAACAGTAAACGTCTAGCTGCAAAACCAAGTGAGGAGAGAAGATGGATAGAAAACTTTTAGGAGAGTTTTCCATGCATCCCCACctcattcttttcttccctctagTGCTATTACGTTGGGGCCACAAGTGATGCAGCCACCAAAATCATTAATGAGGTATCAAAGCCGATGAGTCATCACATCCCCGTGGAAAAGATCTGTGAGAAACTAAAGAAGAAAGACAGTCAGATCTGTGAACTAAAATACGGTGAGTTGCCAGCATAAGGGGAAATGCCCATGCTTTTCTGGGGTATGGGTCATTTGGGGTGAAACAGCATGCTAAAACTACTCAGTCCTAAGTTTTGTAGTGAGGTCGCTAGCCTAATTAGGTTGCAGAACCTGGGTTGCTCTCCATGAACACCCTAAAGAGTTCCATGGAGATGGTCAGGTAAGGTTGTTGGCCGCTAACATCTTTTAGCTTCTGCAGAGCCACTGATCTGCCTTGAAATAAGTCACTCCCGGGCATATCAGCACTACTGAGCTCAAATCACCATTTGGAATATCGTATTTAGGAGAGTGTGCAGTAAAGCTCATCCTGGGGAGCAGCCAGGCGTGTCGCTCCGGCCTGGGATGATGTCTCCTGTACACAGGGTTTGTCCTAGCTGCTCTCACGTTTGCCAGTAGCGGGTTGATAAACGCTTCTTTCTCACCTCTGGTGTCTGCTCAGAGCATTCAGCACTCTGTTTCTTAACCACCTTCCTTGAACTCTGGCGTTCCTAGATGACGTACTCTTCCCGGAAAGGCTAATCTGAAGAACAGTCTTGAAAATGCCTCCTTCTGCCTGCCTTCTTGTATCTCTGCCCTTATATTCCCCGGAGATGCCCCTTGGATTGTGGGCCTTTATACTTCTTGTGTCTTGTCCGAATGTCCCGTTGCTTCCTAAAgagctttttgttgttgtcacTTGCTTATCTTTCTTCTGAAATCACTCTGCTACCTTTTATTTATCCAGTGGAAGAGAGAATTGAAGTATTGCTGCTCATATAATAAAGGGGCTTTCAGGGCTACTGTGGAACTCCTACATCTAAGCTGCAACCAAACTTTCTGGCTTCTAGTAGTGACTTTTAGTGTTAAAAACCTTATCTGCTGCCAAATGCTTAACTTAGACGTTCCTTCCACCTCGCGGGAGCCCGGCACCTCTCTCCCTCTGGCCTTTTGGCTTCCTCACCGCCCGTACCGCTCTCCACAGCCGCCGCCGGGCTCCTCTCCTCGCCGGCTCCGCACACAAACGCACCGGCCGCAgcggagaggggggggggggggggggggggggagagggggaggcgcCCCCCGGGGGCGGTGGCCGGGccttcccctcccccccgccccgctgagCGCGGCTCTGCTCTCCCCCCGCAGACAAGCAGATCGACCTGAGCACCGCCGACCTGCGCAAGCTGCGCGTCAAGGAGCTGCGGCGGATCCTGGACGACTGGGGG
Protein-coding regions in this window:
- the MANF gene encoding mesencephalic astrocyte-derived neurotrophic factor isoform X2, which codes for MCVTFLGRFYQSLKDNDIEFTPASIEKELLKSCKEAKGKENRLCYYVGATSDAATKIINEVSKPMSHHIPVEKICEKLKKKDSQICELKYDKQIDLSTADLRKLRVKELRRILDDWGEACKGCAEKSDFIRRIHELMPKYAPRAAGARADL
- the MANF gene encoding mesencephalic astrocyte-derived neurotrophic factor isoform X1, translating into MRAAHGLWAALALLLLPAGSRALRDGECEVCVTFLGRFYQSLKDNDIEFTPASIEKELLKSCKEAKGKENRLCYYVGATSDAATKIINEVSKPMSHHIPVEKICEKLKKKDSQICELKYDKQIDLSTADLRKLRVKELRRILDDWGEACKGCAEKSDFIRRIHELMPKYAPRAAGARADL